The nucleotide sequence TTGTACACAGTCTGCATAGATTCATTTACACACAAAGACAATACGTCAATAAACATCAGTTTTAACAGAGGGTACATGATGCCCTTCAGAAACAACAGCTCTGCTGGCTATACTACAGAGACCTGGTGACCGTCTGGATGTGATGTGTGTCAATCAATAGCGTGGTTCCAGTGTTCAACAAACAATCATTCTGAGCTGTCACAGAGGCACTTACATTAACAGAAGACTATGACAGACAGTTAACTGTTACGCACTGCATTACTGATTTCAGCTGTTGGCAAAGCCTCCCCTAAGAACCTGTCTTATAGTAACAGAGTGACTATTCCTCTGCTCTAGCAGTGGTGGCCAGACTGCTCAGCTCACACTAACATGCTAACCCTGGCAGTAGCATTGGCACAAACTCTAAATAAAGAGACACACACTCCAGATAACTCTACTGCTGTGGCAGCAGCCAGTTAGCTTAGCGGTGAGGAGGGAGTCAGAAGCAGGACTCGGGGACGGGTCTCTGCTGCCTGCCCAGGGAAGTGGTGCTGTAGCGTGCCCGCTGCAGGGTGGCATAGCTGGGCTTGTCTGTGGCCAGGCTGCTGCGGGGGGCCGGGGGAGCTACCTGCCCGTTCTTCTGCAGAGAGGCACACCTGCGCAGGGTCAAGTCCAGTTTGGTCTGGATGTTACTGGAGCTGTGGGCACGCTTGATGTCAGCAGCAGAGCTGTGACTCCCTGCCCTCCCATTGACAAGCTGCCCTTTGCTGTGACGGCAGTCACTTCTAGGGGCGCCGTTGGCCCTCTTTTCCTCCAGCGCTGCGCCATTCAGGGTCCCATTGGAGAGGGAGAGTTTAGACGAACTACCATTTGCCACCTTGCTGGCTCGTCCGTGGCCATTGGCCCGGACTTCCTCCCCCTTGCTAGGTGTACTCTGAGCGTCTTTCTTCAGGAAGCCAGATTTGAAAAAGGACAAGAGGCTGTCGTGGCTCCTTACCTCCTGACCCctcatccccttcctctcctcaggGTGTAGACCAGCCTGCAGCACCCCTACCCTGGAGGTCAGCCCTGCTTGGGCCTTGGGCCTCTTCAGTGTGGAGTCCCTACTTGGGGGGGCACTGTGACTGATGTGGACCCCCTCAGTGGAGCCTCTGTGAGGGTCCACGGTTCTGCCCTGGTCCTGCCTGAACCTCTTGGAGGACCTCCGGCCCAGTGAGCTGTCATCCCTGGCTTTAGTGATAATATTGAGCCCCAGGCTGGAGTTCCTCTCTACGGCAGGCCTGCTCTGGCCCTCTGGTACTCTTGGGGAGTCGCAGGCCTCAGAGTTGGACCTGTCCATGCAACTCAGGCTGCTCCCACTGGGGGAGCTGCCCAGGTCCCTGTGCCCGCCCTGGGGTGGGGTGGCCATTAGGGTGATGATGGGGTCCTTGGTGCACCGCGGCCTGCGCCCTGATTCCAGGTACTCCACCAGCTCCCCTCGCCTGGGGGCGGAGGGTTTGGGGCGGTCCTTGGAACCAAAGGACCAGCGCAGGGGCAGCACTTTGCTCAGGGTGTCCTTGGTCTTAGTGGGTGACCTCATGCTCACGCTCCTGCCCTGAGTGCCTCGGACAAATAGCTTATTCTCAAACCCATCTGGACCcagaagaaaaacaaacaaaGTTAGGATTTTTCCTCATATTCCTCCTCTTTTATAATGGTTCATTGATCGATTTTTCTACATAATCATCTGCTTTTTAATGATGTAATTATCTCAAAGAGATAATCCTCTTTGAGTAACAACCAGAACTTCAGACCAATCAGACACAGCGAGCCATAGTGGTTTTATTTATTTAGAGAAATGGTGTCCCAATGGGCTACTCACCTGTCTCTGTTTTGAGAGGCTCGTCCTCGAACACAGGGAGCTCTGGGGATTCGGGGGTTGGTGTGGGGCCAGGAGGGTCAGAGGTGGACCCCCCAGAGAACAGGCTGTCCCGCGTCAGACGGATCAGCCAGTGGTCTGACGTGGAGGAGCTGGTGGAGCCTGTAGAAGTAGAAGAACACTGTTATACAGAGCAAAGTGCCTTCTACTGGACTCTCAACACAGCTAATACATACAAACCTGTCTCTTTTTCCTAGAGGGGGACATTTCGGAAGAGTTTGTtcatatattatgacaacattttgttagttgttgttagtttggtagccgaagtctatgccccttcgtcggtgaatggtcagtagggattcttcaataaaccTTTCTATGTGAAATagtgcaccaaacatcttagttagatgtaaaaatgcacgactaagatctcctcggcaaaaacgtcaaaatgaatgacagatttatTGTTGAGTTATCTTACATTAATTCTGACTATACGGcgtctcaagagggacaaacagtactattgctgctTTTTTGTCATTTTTTAAGCAAaagtcttttaagggagtatacAATGCACAGATGTTCACTTTGCCTAtccgagttctgctaggagcaaaccaaaCCTAGTATGCAGATGCCTTTACTGTACCTCAATCCTATGATGGACAAGGTTATTACACACTGCCAATCATATCCTCTTTCGATTTCAACATTAATGCTTTAAATTTCGAAAAATGTCTGGATACTGTCATTGAAGTGCCATTCATTATTGAGTGATGAAAGCCATCATTTCACCAATAATGGATTTCAGAAGCCTTATTTCCATTACATGGACTTACTTTCAACTGAAGACCTCTAAAGGGCAGTATTCTTCCAGAATTGGTATATATCATCTATTGAAATGACACAATAGAACTGCAGAACATATTGCAGACTGTGGCTTAATTAAAGGACTTGACAACACGGCTCACCTCTGAGAGAGGAGCTGGCTGACCATGGAGGGATGGTGTTGCGTCTCTGGTAGAAGAGGATGTAGGCTCCCCGTGTGCACACCTCCCCCTCTGTGACTGGCTCTGCACTGCTGTCATCATACCCATACCACTGGGCGTCCAATGAGTTCCTGCAGAACGctgcacagagacacagacacctgTTCAGACATGCACAACAGTGTGTACTTACATACATACTGAACAAACCACCACCATATctttattatcatcatcatcaaacACATTTTTGGACTGGATCTCACTTCAAGACACCTTGCTGATTAAGACCACTTTCAATGAGATTGATATTTCATAGAACATTTACAGGATGTGAATATGACAGCCAGACAGTCCCTCCATACAAACCTGTGTAATGTCCACCATGCATGCCTCCGTGGTGGTTACACACGGCATAGAGGTCATATAGGAAGTCTGGAGGGGCCACGTCGGGTGGGCAGGGCTGTTTCCAGGCCGGGTGCAGGGGGCCGGGGAGCAGAGGACCGTGGGGGGGCAGAGGACCGTGGGGGGGCAGCCGGGTGCTCTGACTCCTCTTCACCACATGGGGCGCCATGTCTAGGCCGTCCAGGGGGAAGCGCACCAGCGTGGCCAGCTTGTTGCGGCGCTCGCCCACCTGCCGGAAGCGCTTGAGGTGGAGGATGAGGATGTCAGGCAGCGTCCACAGGCTCATCTTCACCATGCCCTGCTGCAGCTGCTTACAGTGGGGACATTTCCATGCATCGTCTGGAgccagctggcagagagagagagagaggggggggggagagagagatttcatccatgtaaaaaaaaaatgaaatcttGTCCTTCAATCAACCCACTGAAATCATTTCATAATACTCTCTAAAGGTGCTACATTGGATTGTTTTAAATTTTTgtattgtaatttcagaaaatgtccataatatatctGCCGCTAATTGTGGAATGATAatgtttcacagtattacttacaGTTTTACTCtcagtgttgtgattggctgtgtgcttttcctattgatttctcccgccggagcggcagctgttctgactttgtggctgtgttatttaGTGAAAATCGCTcattcctggttgcaaaaattctacaTTGTTAgctcaatttcagtttatgtgagaaagcaagcactgaatagtgtagggaatcattgtaccatctaaatcactgtgaaatacattttcaataaGCAAAAATGGTTTTCCCAGCAGTTTGAAGCATGTTTTAGACATGAAACATGGTCTGATACAGGTCGCGGTGGTCTTCAGTGATAGCTCTGTGCATGAGACCGTGTCTGTTTCATCAGAAGAGTAGGTGAAGCCTAATTTTTCAGACTTTCACAACCTGTTTCTGCGGCGACCGCCTCTGGCACTCTAATCCCTCTGATTAGTGTGCATGAAGAAGAGTGGAggaaggagatggaggcagctgtATCCAAAAACCTTCATGTTCAGTCGAGGATACTAACCTGGTCACAAATGGAGCTAAAGAAAGCTTAGTCATTTGCCTCATGAATGGCAATGGGAAAGGATTCACTCCTATCAGAAGCAGACATAGGACTCAAACAATGCGCAGGAAGAAACTAAAAGAAGGCTCTTGAGGAGGACATGTTCTGGACATCTATCGCACATGTCAACTTTATAAGCTTATTACATAAACCAAATTACAGGCTTTGAAATTCCCGTACACCTCTATTAcctaactaacatggtccaagcacaccaagacagtcgtgaagagggcacgacaaaacctattccccctcaggagactgaaaagatttggcatgggtcctcagatcctcaaaaggttctacaggtgcaccatcgagagcatcctgacgggttgcatcactgcatggtatatcaactgctcggcctccgaccgcaaggcactacagagggtaatgcgtacggcccagtacatcactggggccaagcttcctgccatccaggacctctataccaggcggtgtcagaggaaggccctaaaaagacaccctagtcatagactgttctctctgctaccgcacggcaagcggtacaggagctccaagtctaggtccaaaaggcttctaaacagcttctagccccaagccataagactcctgaacatgcctcccgggtggcgcagtggtctagggcactgcatcgcagtgctagctgcgccaccagagtctctgggttcgcgcccaggctctgtcgcagccggccgcgaccgggaggtccgtggggcgacgcacaattggcatagcgtcgtccgggttagggagggtttggccggtagggatatccttgtctcatcgcgctccagcgactcctgtggcgggccgggcgcagtgcgcgctaaccaagggggccaggtacacggtgtttcctccgacacattggtgcggctggcttccgggttggaggcgcgctgtgttaagaagcagtgcggcttggttgggttgtgcttcggaggacgcatggctttcgtctctcccgagcccgtacgggagttgtagcgatgagacaagatagtaattactagcgattggataccacgaaaattggggagaaaatgggatagaaaaaataaattaaaaaaatactcctgaacatctaatcaaatggctacccagactatttgcattgtcccccccccccctcttttacactctTTTACactcttgcaaccttacagttaactagtccaacgcaataacgacctgcctctctctcgttgcactccacaaggagactgcctgttacgcgaatgcagtaagccaaggtaagttgctagctagcattaaacttatcttataaaaaacaatcaatcataaccactagttaactacacatggttgatgatattactagatattatctagcgtgtcctgcgttgcatataatctgactgagcatacaagtatctaagtatctgactgagcggtggtaggcagaagcaggcgcatAAACATTCatacagcacttttgtgcgttttgctcaaattgcgctgtttatgacttcaagcctatcaactcccgagatgaggctggtgtaaccgaagtgaaatggctagctagttagcgcgcgctaatagcgtttcaaacgtcactcgctctgagccttctagtagttgttccccttgctctgcatggataacgctgcttcgatggtggctgttgtcgttgtgttgctggttcgagcccagggaggagcaaggagagggacggaaactatactgttacacttgcaatactaaagtgcctataagaacatccaatagtcaaaggttaatgaaatacaaatggtatagagggaaatagtcctataattcctataataactacaacctaaaacttcttacctgggaatattgaagactcatgttaaaaggaatcaccagctttcatatgttctcatgttctgagcaaggaacttaaacgttagctttcttacatagcacatattgcacttttacttctccaacactttgtttttgcattatttaaaccaaattgaacatgtttcattatttacttgaggctacattgattttattgatgtattatattaagttaaaataagtgttcattcagtattgttgtaattgtcattattacaagtcatttttttttttttaaatcggccgattaatcggtatcggcttttttggtcctccaataatcggtatcggcgttgaaaaatcataatcggtcgacctctaatagagATGGGGCATGACTGTAAACAATATATTGTGGTACAGTATAACTGGGAGCAGGAAGATCAATCAAGCATTCGAAGGGAAAGAAGTATTCTGATTCATAAGTCGTATAGACACCGACCTGGGTGCAGGTACAGTTAAGCGAGAGCATACAGTTCCCAGCAGAAACACAGCCCATTCACAGCTCTAATAGAATACCAACACTCCACTGACGGGAAAATAAAAGCCCAATTGGCAAGATTAATTCCACTACAAGTCATCTTGATTGATTTGACTCAAGGCAGATTTTGTTCTTGGCATCATGCCACAGCATTCACATCCTTTGTTACTGTTGACGTTGCATCTTATAACACTGGGGGGTCTGTAAGAAGCATGATGGATTCCATAATGATGTCCTTAAAGGGATTGTTAACCCAAATAATAAATGTGCATCTTATTTTTAAGGTAGCATACGATTAATGGATTAGCAATTTGGATGAATTTCCCTTAAAAGACTGTTTCAAACTAGAGGCAGTCTCCCCTATAaacaaaaatacagtatataatgaAAATCACAGGTAGGAAGGATTTCCTTGCTCCtcgtcagtcattcagtcagtggGTTCGGTATATAAGGTTCTATGAcacatgtcaaactcattccacagagggccgagtgtctgcgggtttacGCTGCTCCCTTggacttgattgatgaattaaggtcactaattaggaAGGGACTCAACTCACCTGGTCGTGTAgagcttaaaacttcttgtcaataggggggcgccatttcgactttgtaaaaattcgttcccaaattaaactgcctcgtactcaattcttgctcgtacaatatgcatattattattactattggatagaaaacactctctagtttctaaaaccgtttgaattatttctctgagtgaaacagaactcattctgcagcacatttcctttcaggaagtgagatttctgaaatcgaggtccctgttctaggatcagtttataagtccccatgtaagctatggggctacatgcactgcatacgccttcctctagatgtcagtaagcggtgagaatttgaatggagtggattgcaccatctggggccctatataagaccgtggaacggaagtaccgttcttttcaacggggcgcctggcgcaagagggacatcacaatggcgtcctgcaaagctttcgttttagcagttctatatctccggtcatgtttttattcgttatagttgttaaagacatcataaggtagttaatttaaaccgacttatagcagtttatatcagtttattgcgattttctgggatttctttgtgacgcgctatcaggagttggacaccgttccggcacatagctaacgttagcggctatttcgacaggagaaggggacatctttcaaccaaaagacgattgttctggagaaaggacaccttgcccaagattctgatggaagctcagcaaatagtaagcagtctttatgctgttaattcgtatttatgttgacaaatgtcaaataataattccgccatgaatttcggtgtggtctcgctttagcgcacgctgtattgcgcagtaacgttaattttaaaaatctaacacagcgattgcattaagaactaatttatctttcatttgctgtccaatctgtattttttagtcaagtttatgattacttatcgattagaataggtgcctttcccaagatttctcctgacattttctttgcagcttggctacttttctcattgtataaccacgatttgtgccgctaaatatgcacattttcgaacaaactctatatgcattgtgtaatatgatgttataggactgtcatctgaagaattctgagcaggtcagtgaaaaaatttatatcttttgctgggttatacgttatcgctatttttggcttgaatcaatactgttgtgtggtttgctattgtggtaagctaatataatgctatattgtgttttcgctgtaaaacacttaaaaaatctgaaatattggctggattcacaagatctgtgtctttcatttgctgtacgctgtgtatttttaagaaatgttttatgatgagtaattaggtaatacacgttgctctctgtagttattctagtcgctttggtgagagttgtgatggtggctgcaatggtaaactatgatttatacctgaaatatgcacatttttctaacaaaacatatgctatacaataaatatgttatcagactgtcatctgatgaagttgtttcttggttagtggctatttatatctttatttggtcgaatttgtgatagctactgatggagtaaaaaacggatggagtaaaaaaagtggtgtcttttgctaacgtggttagctaatagatttacatattgtgtcttccctgtaaaacattttaaaaatcagaaatgatggctggattcacaagatgtgtatctttcatctggtgtcttggacttgtgatttaatgatatttagatgctagtatttacttgtgacgctatgctaggctatgttagtcagcttttttactgatgggggtgctcccggatccgggtttgggaggaattagaggttaattgaaaggaaaaaacaaaaaccagcagacacaaggccctccgtggaatgagtttcaCACCCTCTATAGTGAGACAACATAGTGTACTCAGCAGTGGTTGTTGCCTGCCTGTAGGAGGAGATAATGTACCTGTTCCTCTTTAGTGTAGAGCTGAAAGCACTCGTCCAGGGTACAACTGTGCTGCTGGACGTGCTGCTGATGCTGGCCTCTCACACTCTCAGCATCCTTCACCACCTCCTCCTGGATGTTCCCAAACAGGCTGCAGGAGACCgaccagacacagacacagagacagacagacagagttggGAAcatgcacacagagagagaaagaggctgcCAGCCATTAATAAAATAAGGCACGTGCAGCAGCATACATACTGTTTTATGATTACAGCTGGTCTACAATAATTCAGGGCTAGAAAGTTATAGACTGTCACTGAGATTGACTGACCAGTCTTTGATTCTGTGTTCCCACTCGATGATGAGCTTCACATGGGGCGGTCCTCCTGAGCCACAGAGATTAAGAGCTCTGGGAACAAAGGGGTCAAAGGTCATCAGATTAGCGAGGTAAAACTTCAGCATAATCCCCTTCGCACACCGTCCACCTATTATTCAGGTGGAATGTACATTTTGTTATGGTGCTTTTCCATTGAGTCTTACCCTCCTCACCAGTGGGCCACCAGTGTTTTATGTTAATGTAGGCCAGCGTTTCCCAAATTGGGGTCGCAACCCCATGTGGGGTCCCCAGATTTGAAGATGGGTCACAAGAGAAACTCTGGAAAAAAATCATGCTTGGTTCATAGAACTGGGGTTATGTCAGTAACCTCCGGTAGCCGCTAGAtgtggttgtaataaacagacatgtttctgttttcttcctacaaatGTGGCTCTATCCTTTGAACGGTTTAAGAtacaaaatattatgaccccatcactgaaagataagactctcaggaacacatGTGTGTCTGTTTCCCTCTACAATGCCCACAAGCCTTATTAGAACAGAGTGGACAAGATCAGGCACTAAATCAGGGAAAAAGAATATCATCAATGATTGTTATTTTCTATACAGAAGATCATAGAAAATTATTATCAGACTGATTTATAATAGATTGTCATAGCCCCAattaaaaaagtaaacattggccGTTGATTCCATCACTTGTTTTACATGGTGGGGTCACAAAAAATGTTAATATCAAAATAGGGTTGCGGGCCAAACCAGTTTGGGGACCTCTGATGTAAACTATAGCGTTGTTGTGTTTCCATTAGGAGTGTGGCACTAAAGACTTATTTGCGAGCAGAATCATCAAGCTCTGCATCATTCAAGAATACTGTAGttttgtgagaaggtgttaaagtTCAGAATTAGCCATCATGTAAATGCCAGCTGAAAAGTACCCAGGGCTTTGCCATGGCTCCAAGTCAGAGCAGAGCCATGGCCTCGTGAGACATAGGTGCCAGCCCAcgtagatggaaacagaaaagtctgagccttttgggtaaaacactggggtaaatcctCATTGGAAATGAGAGACCTTTTCAGAGAGGGCCTTTGTGCAGCAGCATGTATTTGTGGACTCTGTACAGCCACTAGGTGTCAGCATGACCTTACAATTAAAGATCCACCACATGCTGGGATTCAAA is from Salvelinus namaycush isolate Seneca chromosome 41, SaNama_1.0, whole genome shotgun sequence and encodes:
- the LOC120034596 gene encoding ubiquitin carboxyl-terminal hydrolase 43-like; translated protein: MDKHCRVKDEATSKAAKRKENKQKHGRLFRKKSLKSVGSFVNKIIKTLGTFTHFGDVAVQGAEDDDGGFRDGTPCTLSANSGNIKEDVAGDDSVKNNAIASSRCSVKERVLWCYGGNIPGVVGLKNHGNTCFMNAVIQCLSNTDLLAEYLGLERYKLDFSRRKINGIVKSEDTQHARGEVTEQLASLVRALWTLEYIPQLSVEFKSIVSKYGSQFRGNSQHDALEFLLWLLDRVHEDVNLSSCSNNNNKTKAPGKGPGISEEAMVTEPPHSQQPGARHSFVQEHFQAQYKSSLTCPHCHKQSNTFDPFLCISLPIPLRHTRPLCVTLVFSTKGQRYLRIGLAVPLFGSLAFLRRMLADEGKISPDQVILTEIYTTGFQRSFFDEEDLTCIAETDIIYAFQAPPLYIRGGSAQFSGYHHSLPSSPYSSGPEGQRLPPSGTLSSEFLNHGVPVKILLLVCNAAWNAQQAVRFGPPFLMREDRSISWDQLQQSILSKLYYLMINGAQAQNARVLFKIRVVGGSASYSYLSPQDGRPLYHPAVNRALNLCGSGGPPHVKLIIEWEHRIKDCLFGNIQEEVVKDAESVRGQHQQHVQQHSCTLDECFQLYTKEEQLAPDDAWKCPHCKQLQQGMVKMSLWTLPDILILHLKRFRQVGERRNKLATLVRFPLDGLDMAPHVVKRSQSTRLPPHGPLPPHGPLLPGPLHPAWKQPCPPDVAPPDFLYDLYAVCNHHGGMHGGHYTAFCRNSLDAQWYGYDDSSAEPVTEGEVCTRGAYILFYQRRNTIPPWSASSSLRGSTSSSTSDHWLIRLTRDSLFSGGSTSDPPGPTPTPESPELPVFEDEPLKTETDGFENKLFVRGTQGRSVSMRSPTKTKDTLSKVLPLRWSFGSKDRPKPSAPRRGELVEYLESGRRPRCTKDPIITLMATPPQGGHRDLGSSPSGSSLSCMDRSNSEACDSPRVPEGQSRPAVERNSSLGLNIITKARDDSSLGRRSSKRFRQDQGRTVDPHRGSTEGVHISHSAPPSRDSTLKRPKAQAGLTSRVGVLQAGLHPEERKGMRGQEVRSHDSLLSFFKSGFLKKDAQSTPSKGEEVRANGHGRASKVANGSSSKLSLSNGTLNGAALEEKRANGAPRSDCRHSKGQLVNGRAGSHSSAADIKRAHSSSNIQTKLDLTLRRCASLQKNGQVAPPAPRSSLATDKPSYATLQRARYSTTSLGRQQRPVPESCF